Proteins co-encoded in one Montipora capricornis isolate CH-2021 chromosome 12, ASM3666992v2, whole genome shotgun sequence genomic window:
- the LOC138026742 gene encoding DNA mismatch repair protein Mlh3-like — translation MLCEQLHRIVRPLQEDVRSYLRSGVAITSLTQCVEELVMNSLDAGSTSITVRIDIPSFRVQVSDNGSGIAFEDLHRVGGRYMSSKCHDLKDLQNLNFYGFRGEALASIREICDVLEVTTRHVSSYQTYCKLFRNSQVLELAKSTFPRANSGTTVTIHNVFANLPVRRKMITETYDFDRVRHRIASIALIHPKTAFLLINDSTGAKCVQTHVCKSTISTFSQLFGKSRSKGLQQVNCAHKNFKVSGLISTEVHHSKSLQFLFVNHRLLLKTKIHKFMNILLEKSELIRKQLPFDIPEATSDKYQNKVVSPQNSKSNEKHGIFVLNISCPLMDYDICLDPAKTLIEFQDWDDVLFCIQRCVEEFLSKNNLILHHQHSPKGPGSGGEDNDGLSEGSLHPSLDAFAYKREIETGDVKRSLHSSTVFRQTRTGKVDGASLKKTFGQKEHSLLSHGKLKDSLVAGKNVQNGTTGYCSSLGVYMDQSLGSSKSVPKDKSSPSLQKSAFCVDIENVEKPPSCSFGNESGSFVTNHKNVGRTGSSINTSAYKTVLVSDSFLRASGKCSPKLSGSSKDLVPATTMSSGLIPSDSEIGASLTHKGLSNQSNTGCSGCRNISKSKSTAVIAFTSPCPITLKSGYARKRSQLNKESSANCEVASKNRKLISLKGSGKRQNWLNRIYVDNGEHNVEDSVCSVASYDQAKKKSDGSDCTIEQSTTHDSSKENIRINNVDFSPVPLWYTHDMTAPVSCNEQCTNDLIDNAHLLDCHKQESPNKEIVKSAAVTGNTEQGQTRPEKEDVPVNVSGETCRNQSKRSSFLPNSMSEVPAEEKIMDKHESECRIDNNWHCAFDASTGRNLFVNVRTGHSSFEHPSRLDTLGNDIAIVNEAEDDKEENKGHLNVPHPVASHLSFSCIPWLPRQDRRQQSSAYDIDNNSVSFKGDSHLATLYQEHQDRQETEEKLCKWANADELKAYEENLCNSTGKTVAEMLDNWTNPVFGASEKDILMMNKPGRCVKDQISIHNVVHPYRFTRDMLAGMKVLRQLDDKFIVGVISSEGKGDDLLVLIDQHAAHERVRLEHLQSELFEDSSSARRPQIKSSPVSPPIEISLFIEEVRLLRTFRSEIERTGIQFAISEGVEDSDEVSVRIHGVPSVFVEREVSEVKRGRPSVAVSKVKELIREHLGQILTMRGVPALIPKVIFQVMKSLACHGAIKFGEPLGLDECRELVLNLSKCQLPFQCAHGRPSVIPLADLRLLERKMLSQEIESPPRMNKLHCLSNKDVKVTKWKS, via the exons ATGCTGTGTGAACAATTACACAGAATAGTACGTCCTTTGCAGGAAGATGTGCGTTCATATTTGAGATCTGGAGTTGCGATTACAAGCTTGACGCAATGTGTCGAGGAACTTGTCATGAACAGTTTAGATGCTGGATCGACCAGCATCACGGTGCGAATAGACATCCCCAGTTTTAGGGTCCAAGTCTCCGATAATGGCAGTGGAATCGCGTTTGAGGATCTGCACCGTGTTGGCGGAAGATACATGAGCAGTAAATGTCACGATCTCAAAGACTTGCAAAATCTGAATTTTTACGGGTTCAGAGGTGAAGCTCTTGCAAGCATCCGTGAGATCTGCGATGTACTCGAAGTAACTACTCGCCACGTATCTTCTTATCAAACTTACTGTAAACTCTTTCGCAATTCACAAGTGCTGGAACTTGCAAAATCAACATTTCCCAGGGCAAACTCAGGAACAACTGTCACCATTCACAATGTTTTTGCAAACCTTCCTGTTAGGCGAAAGATGATCACAGAAACCTACGACTTTGATCGTGTGCGTCACAGAATTGCATCAATCGCTTTAATTCACCCCAAGACTGCATTCTTGTTAATAAATGATTCAACTGGTGCTAAATGTGTCCAAACGCATGTGTGCAAGTCTACTATTTCGACATTCTCTCAGTTGTTTGGGAAGTCCAGATCCAAGGGTCTTCAGCAAGTGAACTGTGCACACAAGAATTTCAAAGTCTCTGGACTAATTTCGACAGAGGTACACCACAGCAAAAGCCTACAATTTCTGTTTGTGAATCACCGTCTTCTACTAAAGACAAAGATTCACAAATTCATGAATATCCTATTGGAGAAATCAGAACTTATAAGAAAACAGCTTCCCTTTGACATACCTGAAGCAACATCAGACAAGTATCAGAATAAAGTTGTTAGTCCCCAAAATTCAAAGTCAAACGAAAAGCATGGCATTTTTGTCCTTAATATTTCCTGTCCTCTCATGGACTATGACATTTGCCTTGATCCTGCAAAGACTTTAATTGAATTCCAGGATTGGGAtgatgttttgttttgcattcagaGGTGTGTTGAAGAATTCTTAAGCAAAAACAATCTGATTTTGCACCATCAGCATTCCCCAAAAGGGCCAGGATCTGGAGGAGAGGATAATGATGGGCTTTCAGAGGGTTCATTACATCCCAGTCTTGATGCTTTTGCTTACAAACGAGAGATTGAAACTGGTGATGTCAAAAGAAGTTTGCATTCTTCAACTGTTTTCAGGCAAACAAGAACTGGAAAAGTAGATGGCGCAAGTCTGAAAAAGACATTTGGCCAGAAAGAACACTCCTTGTTATCCCATGGGAAACTCAAGGACAGCCTCGTCGCTGGCAAGAATGTCCAAAATGGCACAACTGGTTATTGCAGTAGTCTTGGAGTATACATGGATCAAAGTCTTGGGAGTTCAAAATCAGTTCCAAAAGATAAGTCTTCACCCTCCTTGCAAAAATCAGCTTTTTGTGTGGATATCGAAAACGTTGAAAAACCACCATCCTGTTCATTTGGAAATGAAAGTGGATCATTTGTTACAAATCACAAGAATGTTGGGAGAACTGGCTCCAGCATCAATACATCTGCCTATAAAACAGTTCTTGTCTCAGACTCTTTTTTGAGAGCCTCTGGAAAGTGTTCACCCAAGTTAAGTGGTTCATCCAAAGATCTTGTCCCTGCAACTACAATGAGCTCTGGTTTGATTCCAAGTGACTCAGAGATTGGAGCTTCATTGACCCATAAAGGATTGTCCAATCAAAGCAACACAGGATGCTCTGGATGTAGAAATATAAGCAAGTCAAAGTCAACAGCAGTGATTGCATTCACCTCCCCTTGCCCTATCACACTAAAAAGTGGTTATGCCAGAAAGAGATCACAGCTTAACAAAGAAAGTTCAGCAAATTGTGAAGTGGCATCTAAGAACAGGAAACTGATCAGTTTGAAAGGATCTGGCAAAAGACAGAATTGGTTGAACAGAATTTATGTTGACAATGGTGAACACAATGTTGAAGACAGCGTGTGCAGTGTAGCGTCCTATGACCAAGCTAAGAAAAAGTCAGATGGGAGTGATTGCACCATAGAGCAATCAACAACCCATGACAGTAGTAAAGAAAACatcagaataaataatgttgatTTCAGTCCTGTGCCACTCTGGTATACACATGACATGACCGCTCCCGTATCTTGTAATGAACAATGCACAAATGATCTTATTGACAATGCTCATCTGTTAGACTGTCACAAACAAGAATCACCCAATAAAGAGATTGTAAAATCTGCTGCAGTTACAGGAAACACCGAACAAGGACAGACAAGACCTGAAAAGGAAGATGTACCTGTGAACGTTAGTGGAGAAACATGTAGAAACCAGTCAAAGCGGTCTTCATTCTTGCCAAATTCAATGTCAGAAGTGCCAGCcgaag AGAAAATCATGGACAAACATGAGAGCGAGTGTCGTATAGACAACAACTGGCATTGTGCATTTGATGCATCGACAGGAAGAAATCTCTTTGTCAATGTTCGAACTGGACACTCTTCATTTGAACATCCAAGCAGATTAGATACTTTAGGTAATGACATTGCCATTGTGAATGAAGCGGAAGATGATAAAGAAGAAAATAAGGGCCATCTGAATGTGCCACACCCAGTTGCCTCTCACTTGTCGTTTTCTTGTATCCCTTGGCTTCCACGGCAAGATCGGAGACAGCAGTCCTCTGCTTATGATATTGACAATAATTCTGTGAGTTTCAAAG GCGATTCTCACCTGGCCACTCTTTACCAAGAACATCAAGATAGACAAGAGACAGAAGAAAAGCTATGCAAGTGGGCTAATGCTGATGAACTGAAAGCCTACGAAGAGAATCTTTGCAACAGTACAGGGAAAACTGTTGCAGAAATGCTTGACAACTGGACCAATCCTGTGTTTGGAGCCTCAGAAAAG GATATTTTGATGATGAACAAACCAGGCAGATGTGTTAAAGATCAGATATCAATTCATAACGTGGTCCACCCATATCGCTTCACCAGAGACATGCTTGCAGGCATGAAAGTGTTGCGGCAACTGGATGACAAGTTTATTGTTGGTGTAATCTCAAGTGAGG GGAAGGGAGATGATTTGCTGGTCTTAATAGATCAACATGCAGCGCATGAACGAGTACGGTTAGAGCATCTCCAGTCAG AACTCTTCGAGGATTCCTCATCTGCCAGAAGACCTCAAATCAAGTCTTCCCCTGTTTCCCCACCCATTGAGATCTCTTTGTTCATAGAAGAAGTGCGACTTTTGAGAACGTTTCGGTCAGAAATTGAGCGTACTGGAATACAATTCGCAATCAGTGAAGGCGTGGAAGATTCTGACGAGGTGTCCGTCCGTATCCACGGCGTCCCGTCTGTGTTCGTGGAACGTGAAGTGTCCGAGGTGAAACGTGGAAGGCCATCTGTTGCTGTCAGCAAAGTGAAG gAGCTCATCAGGGAGCATCTTGGA CAAATTTTGACGATGCGTGGAGTCCCAGCATTGATTCCAAAGGTCATATTTCAAGTGATGAAGTCCCTAGCCTGCCATG gtGCCATAAAGTTTGGTGAGCCTCTTGGTTTAGATGAGTGTCGGGAGCTAGTCTTGAATCTCTCCAAGTGTCAATTGCCTTTTCAATGCGCCCATGGAAG